One part of the uncultured Bacteroides sp. genome encodes these proteins:
- a CDS encoding branched-chain amino acid aminotransferase: MEQIDWSNLSFGYIKTDYNVRYNYRNGEWGELEVSSSEYINLHMAATCLHYGQEAFEGLKAFKGKDGKIRIFRLEENAKRLQSSCDGILMAKLPVEKFKKAILKAVKLNERFVPPYESGASLYIRPVLFGTSAQVGVHPASEYTFIVFVTPVGPYFKGGFSCNPYVIIREFDRAAPLGTGTFKIGGNYAASLRANKKAHDMGYSSEFYLDAKEKKYIDECGAANFFGIRDNTYITPLSTSVLPSITNRSLIALAESFGLKVERRPVAEEELLTFEEAGACGTAAVISPIERIDDVEKGISYVIAKDGKPGPISTKLYNKLRAIQYGDEPDEFGWITIVE; encoded by the coding sequence ATGGAACAAATAGATTGGTCTAATCTGTCATTTGGCTATATAAAGACAGATTACAACGTTCGGTATAATTACCGTAACGGTGAGTGGGGAGAACTTGAGGTTAGCAGCAGTGAATATATAAATCTTCACATGGCGGCTACATGTTTACACTACGGACAGGAAGCTTTTGAAGGCTTGAAAGCTTTTAAAGGAAAAGATGGTAAGATTCGTATTTTCCGTCTTGAAGAGAATGCTAAACGCCTGCAATCTTCTTGTGATGGTATTTTGATGGCTAAGCTTCCGGTTGAAAAATTCAAAAAAGCAATATTGAAGGCCGTTAAACTAAACGAACGTTTTGTTCCTCCTTATGAAAGTGGTGCTTCACTTTATATTCGTCCGGTTCTGTTTGGTACAAGTGCTCAGGTAGGTGTTCATCCAGCCAGCGAATATACATTTATTGTTTTTGTTACTCCTGTAGGTCCTTACTTTAAAGGTGGTTTCTCATGTAATCCTTATGTGATTATTCGTGAATTCGACCGTGCTGCTCCGCTTGGAACCGGTACATTTAAGATTGGTGGTAATTATGCTGCCAGCCTTAGAGCTAATAAGAAAGCTCACGATATGGGTTACTCTTCCGAGTTCTATCTGGATGCAAAAGAAAAGAAATATATCGATGAATGCGGTGCTGCCAATTTCTTCGGAATCAGAGATAATACATATATTACTCCGCTGTCAACTTCAGTACTTCCTTCTATAACAAACAGAAGTCTTATCGCATTGGCCGAAAGCTTTGGTTTGAAGGTAGAACGTCGTCCGGTTGCCGAAGAAGAACTTCTCACTTTCGAAGAAGCCGGCGCTTGTGGTACAGCTGCTGTTATCAGCCCTATTGAACGTATTGATGACGTTGAAAAAGGAATATCTTATGTAATAGCAAAAGATGGCAAACCAGGTCCGATAAGTACAAAATTATATAATAAACTTCGTGCAATTCAGTACGGTGACGAACCGGATGAATTTGGATGGATTACTATTGTGGAATAA
- the xseA gene encoding exodeoxyribonuclease VII large subunit codes for MEKEPLSLYELNALVRQALNESLPDTYWIQAELSDVRSNATGHCYLEFIQKDARGNNLIAKARGTIWANVYRMLKPYFEESTGQAFVSGIKVMVEVTVEFHELYGFSLTVVDIDPTYTLGDMARKRREILKQLEEEGVLTLNKELEMPMLAQRIAVISSSSAAGYGDFCRQLEENPYGFVFYPRLFPALMQGNQVEESVINALNAVNDHRDDFDTVVIIRGGGATSDLSGFDTYLLAANCAQFPLPIITGIGHERDDTVLDSVAHTRVKTPTAAAQFLITHMHDAAVSLEELAQTLISSVSVRMDKEHSRLSELTNRLPLVIKNRTIREGYLLEQLIQRINVGIVRSLTNKQHRLMLLEQRVNDASPERLLKRGFSITLKDGKAVTDSAQLKAGDVITTRLAKGEVTSEVK; via the coding sequence ATGGAAAAAGAACCATTATCACTTTACGAACTCAATGCTTTGGTAAGACAGGCATTGAACGAATCACTCCCTGATACCTATTGGATTCAGGCAGAACTAAGCGATGTGCGTTCAAATGCCACCGGACATTGTTATCTGGAGTTTATTCAGAAGGATGCTCGCGGAAATAATCTAATTGCAAAGGCACGAGGAACCATCTGGGCCAACGTGTACCGTATGCTGAAACCTTATTTCGAGGAGAGCACCGGTCAGGCGTTTGTATCGGGCATAAAGGTGATGGTGGAGGTTACTGTGGAGTTTCATGAACTTTACGGCTTCAGTCTTACGGTTGTTGATATAGATCCTACTTATACGTTGGGAGATATGGCACGCAAACGGCGTGAAATTCTGAAACAGTTGGAGGAAGAAGGGGTACTTACTCTCAATAAAGAGCTTGAAATGCCTATGTTGGCTCAGCGAATAGCGGTAATATCTTCTTCGTCGGCTGCCGGTTACGGAGATTTCTGCCGACAGCTGGAAGAGAATCCCTACGGATTTGTGTTCTACCCCCGTCTTTTTCCTGCATTGATGCAGGGCAATCAGGTAGAGGAATCGGTTATCAATGCCCTGAATGCAGTAAATGATCATCGGGATGATTTCGATACCGTGGTAATTATTCGTGGAGGTGGTGCAACATCCGATCTTTCAGGCTTTGATACTTACCTGCTGGCAGCTAATTGTGCACAGTTTCCTTTACCGATAATTACCGGAATAGGTCATGAACGAGATGACACAGTGCTCGACTCTGTGGCTCACACCCGGGTAAAAACACCAACAGCTGCAGCTCAGTTCCTTATAACTCACATGCACGATGCGGCAGTGTCATTGGAGGAACTGGCTCAAACACTGATATCTTCTGTATCGGTACGCATGGATAAAGAACATTCGCGACTGTCAGAACTTACGAATCGTTTGCCTTTGGTTATTAAAAACCGAACAATTCGCGAAGGCTACTTGTTAGAACAACTGATTCAGCGAATAAATGTGGGAATAGTCCGCAGCTTGACGAACAAACAGCACCGGCTGATGTTGCTAGAGCAACGTGTAAACGACGCTTCTCCAGAACGCTTATTGAAAAGAGGATTCAGTATAACCCTCAAAGATGGGAAAGCAGTGACAGATAGCGCGCAACTGAAAGCGGGAGATGTAATTACAACACGCCTGGCAAAGGGTGAAGTAACAAGTGAAGTTAAATAA
- the xseB gene encoding exodeoxyribonuclease VII small subunit gives MAEKKESYAEAMAKLEKIVSAVEKDELDIDQLSQKLKEAQKLVSFCKEKLYKADEEIKKIMEGEGN, from the coding sequence ATGGCAGAAAAAAAAGAATCTTATGCTGAGGCTATGGCTAAACTGGAAAAAATAGTATCGGCTGTGGAGAAAGATGAACTGGATATCGACCAGCTGAGCCAAAAGCTTAAAGAAGCTCAGAAATTAGTCAGCTTTTGTAAGGAAAAACTCTACAAAGCCGATGAAGAAATAAAAAAGATCATGGAAGGTGAAGGTAACTGA